From the genome of Drosophila melanogaster chromosome 2L, one region includes:
- the CG11929 gene encoding uncharacterized protein, isoform B: MSAPNKEIVKGSLTAQQIRQKHQYVRLIMLLRRVYFPRKTKSDYSLTRINFNSTDASMADSLPTGATATRLPAGATCSCRSISGRPKPAAIASESTQTIASTEDMGTQTVFQTDPNEDFDCGQDASTQSMLNMHDVETQSIPVSSKNLNSIQTQTDYEEPKTVRFPLKKYSKTEHEEKRPRKSNTSLRKCFFKRPLIVVKGGALISSDFTANIHQSRMENVSVTTRKEDKETQYENHFGTQSNSSDDQPSDPSTCSKILDRVQKLEAIMKRQELFLRDLQGSVKSWKVQECKPSDCRIIFQGKPEACELPKKLETSDQASQINDIHEERKLPIKPEGFNQSSQKKYTARSEEQKLPIQPEPFNQSSQKKYTARSEEQKLPIKPEPFNQSSQKIYTARSEERKLPRKPENVDQATQKKDTANCECKTLSKEFIQIFLKPETAQEKQKSNNSQRTTDTPINSENSTGLQCSRECNGSSSKDNRRCCKANGYEMHLKGDQFPTAKQCLKDTENFLEQFNRVFAKTKSEETLSDKSRNTSAFSANPTKQNDTEHGVENLLGEIVKKPKSKVSSTSCLEAKSSEQSNKSVEKELYKSFIEQLISHFTKSKSCENNQAQNAQSESYSFDRLLPEFVKMFTRSNSLEEDRPKKVSISEKKTILGANPMTSFNCSKTPHNIKSTALKSELKTSDMELDANGRRGSCQLEGESKPSAIFRNTQRMNNPPRGCQYCGDGSLPILDSLMDEIFRLIGQRPFDDVVLTILRQEDNVYHIKVREMATGKDLGCILGSGRAINQAIGIGLFEDIPTFCELDKNRQYDPRDCPLDELCRRQCGGEIAPDGSADKERVVEFCTRVLGLPAGQASRFFSVTNALKMGNRELTGRGAVTSSLVDNFSSKDLSDVAKTSSLFLRIISGQCNDVQDDE; encoded by the exons ATGAGTGCCCCGAACAAAGAAATCGTCAAAGGGAGTTTGACAGCACAGCAAATTAGACAAAAACACCAATATGTACGCCTGATAATGTTATTAAGAAG AGTCTATTTCCCAAGGAAGACGAAAAGTGATTACTCCCTGACCCgcatcaatttcaattccacTG ATGCTTCCATGGCCGATTCGCTGCCCACCGGGGCGACTGCAACTCGCCTACCTGCCGGAGCAACTTGCAGCTGTCGTTCCATTTCGGGACGCCCGAAACCCGCTGCCATCGCCTCGGAATCAACCCAAACCATAGCTTCCACCGAGGACATGGGCACTCAAACCGTCTTCCAAACGGATCCCAATGAGGATTTCGATTGTGGCCAAGATGCATCCACCCAATCGATGCTTAATATGCATGATGTAGAGACTCAATCGATTCCAGTATCGTCCAAAAACCTTAACAGCATACAAACGCAAACGGACTATGAAGAACCAAAAACTGTCCGTTTTCCGTTGAAAAAATATTCGAAGACTGAGCATGAAGAAAAAAGACCTAGAAAATCGAATACTTCATTGCGCAAATGTTTTTTCAAGCGCCCATTAATCGTAGTCAAAGGCGGCGCTCTTATATCTTCCGATTTTACAGCCAATATCCATCAAAGTAGAATGGAGAACGTATCTGTCACTACCAGAAAAGAAGATAAAGAAACACAATATGAAAACCATTTTGGGACACAATCAAATAGTTCAGACGATCAGCCTTCAGATCCTTCAACGTGTTCAAAAATCCTCGATAGAGTTCAGAAACTGGAAGCCATAATGAAGAGACAGGAGCTTTTTCTAAGGGATCTACAGGGCTCTGTGAAATCGTGGAAGGTCCAGGAATGCAAACCCTCTGATTGTAGGATCATATTTCAAGGTAAACCGGAAGCATgtgaattgccaaaaaaactaGAAACATCTGATCAGGCATCACAGATAAACGATATACACGAGGAACGCAAATTGCCAATAAAACCGGAAGGTTTTAACCAGTCATCCCAGAAAAAATATACAGCTCGTTCCGAGGAACAAAAGTTGCCAATACAACCTGAACCTTTTAACCAGTCATCCCAGAAGAAATATACAGCTCGTTCCGAGGAACAAAAGTTGCCAATAAAACCTGAACCTTTTAACCAGTCATCCCAGAAAATATATACAGCTCGTTCCGAGGAGCGAAAATTGCCAAGAAAACCTGAAAATGTTGATCaggctacacaaaaaaaagataCAGCTAATTGCGAGTGCAAAACGCTATCCAAAgaatttattcaaatatttttgaagcCTGAAACTGCTCAAGAAAAGCAGAAATCAAATAATTCTCAACGCACCACAGATACCCCAATAAACTCGGAAAACTCAACTGGTCTACAATGCAGTAGAGAATGTAATGGAAGTTCTAGCAAAGACAATCGGAGATGTTGTAAGGCGAATGGATATGAAATGCATCTGAAAGGTGACCAATTCCCAACTGCTAAACAATGCTTAAAAGATACCGAAAATTTTCTAGAACAATTTAATCGGGTTTTtgctaaaacaaaaagcgaagaaACACTTTCCGACAAGTCTAGAAATACTTCAGCTTTCTCTGCAAATCCCACGAAACAAAATGATACTGAACATGGGGTTGAAAACTTACTGGgtgaaattgttaaaaaacCCAAATCAAAGGTTTCCTCCACATCTTGCTTGGAGGCAAAGAGTTCCGAACAATCCAATAAAAGTGTAGAGAAGGAATTATACAAATCCTTTATTGAACAGCTTATTAGTCATTTCACAAAATCCAAGTCGTGTGAAAATAATCAGGCGCAGAATGCCCAATCAGAGTCCTACTCATTCGATCGCTTACTGCCGGAATTCGTAAAAATGTTTACGAGATCCAACAGCCTCGAGGAGGACAGACCCAAAAAAGTGAGCATATCAGAGAAGAAAACCATTTTGGGTGCCAATCCGATGACCAGCTTCAATTGTTCGAAAACTCCTCATAATATTAAATCCACTGCACTGAAATCGGAACTTAAGACGTCGGATATGGAATTGGATGCGAACGGACGTAGGGGTTCCTGTCAACTAGAAGGAGAATCTAAACCAAGTGCAATTTTTAGGAACACCCAGCGGATGAATAACCCGCCACGTGGTTGTCAATACTGTGGCGATGGCAGTCTGCCCATTCTGGATTCCTTGATGGATGAAATATTTCGGCTAATTGGGCAGCGGCCCTTCGATGACGTGGTCCTTACCATACTGCGTCAAGAGGATAATGTCTACCACATCAAGGTGCGTGAGATGGCAACCGGCAAGGACCTAGGCTGCATTCTGGGAAGTGGGAGGGCCATCAACCAAGCTATCGGGATAGGATTATTCGAGGACATTCCCACGTTCTGTGAGCTGGACAAAAACAGGCAGTACGATCCCAGGGACTGTCCACTGGACGAACTTTGCCGTCGGCAGTGCGGCGGTGAGATTGCACCAGATGGAAGTGCCGACAAGGAAAGGGTCGTCGAATTTTGCACTCGTGTGCTCGGTCTGCCCGCTGGACAAGCGTCCCGCTTCTTCTCCGTGACCAATGCCCTCAAAATGGGAAATCGAGAACTAACTGGCCGAGGAGCGGTCACTAGTAGCTTGGTTGACAATTTTTCTTCTAAGGATTTGAGCGATGTGGCCAAGACATCCAGTTTATTCCTACGCATTATTTCTGGCCAGTGTAATGACGTTCAAGATGATGAATAG
- the CG11929 gene encoding uncharacterized protein, isoform A, with amino-acid sequence MSAPNKEIVKGSLTAQQIRQKHQYVRLIMLLRRRVYFPRKTKSDYSLTRINFNSTDASMADSLPTGATATRLPAGATCSCRSISGRPKPAAIASESTQTIASTEDMGTQTVFQTDPNEDFDCGQDASTQSMLNMHDVETQSIPVSSKNLNSIQTQTDYEEPKTVRFPLKKYSKTEHEEKRPRKSNTSLRKCFFKRPLIVVKGGALISSDFTANIHQSRMENVSVTTRKEDKETQYENHFGTQSNSSDDQPSDPSTCSKILDRVQKLEAIMKRQELFLRDLQGSVKSWKVQECKPSDCRIIFQGKPEACELPKKLETSDQASQINDIHEERKLPIKPEGFNQSSQKKYTARSEEQKLPIQPEPFNQSSQKKYTARSEEQKLPIKPEPFNQSSQKIYTARSEERKLPRKPENVDQATQKKDTANCECKTLSKEFIQIFLKPETAQEKQKSNNSQRTTDTPINSENSTGLQCSRECNGSSSKDNRRCCKANGYEMHLKGDQFPTAKQCLKDTENFLEQFNRVFAKTKSEETLSDKSRNTSAFSANPTKQNDTEHGVENLLGEIVKKPKSKVSSTSCLEAKSSEQSNKSVEKELYKSFIEQLISHFTKSKSCENNQAQNAQSESYSFDRLLPEFVKMFTRSNSLEEDRPKKVSISEKKTILGANPMTSFNCSKTPHNIKSTALKSELKTSDMELDANGRRGSCQLEGESKPSAIFRNTQRMNNPPRGCQYCGDGSLPILDSLMDEIFRLIGQRPFDDVVLTILRQEDNVYHIKVREMATGKDLGCILGSGRAINQAIGIGLFEDIPTFCELDKNRQYDPRDCPLDELCRRQCGGEIAPDGSADKERVVEFCTRVLGLPAGQASRFFSVTNALKMGNRELTGRGAVTSSLVDNFSSKDLSDVAKTSSLFLRIISGQCNDVQDDE; translated from the exons ATGAGTGCCCCGAACAAAGAAATCGTCAAAGGGAGTTTGACAGCACAGCAAATTAGACAAAAACACCAATATGTACGCCTGATAATGTTATTAAGAAG AAGAGTCTATTTCCCAAGGAAGACGAAAAGTGATTACTCCCTGACCCgcatcaatttcaattccacTG ATGCTTCCATGGCCGATTCGCTGCCCACCGGGGCGACTGCAACTCGCCTACCTGCCGGAGCAACTTGCAGCTGTCGTTCCATTTCGGGACGCCCGAAACCCGCTGCCATCGCCTCGGAATCAACCCAAACCATAGCTTCCACCGAGGACATGGGCACTCAAACCGTCTTCCAAACGGATCCCAATGAGGATTTCGATTGTGGCCAAGATGCATCCACCCAATCGATGCTTAATATGCATGATGTAGAGACTCAATCGATTCCAGTATCGTCCAAAAACCTTAACAGCATACAAACGCAAACGGACTATGAAGAACCAAAAACTGTCCGTTTTCCGTTGAAAAAATATTCGAAGACTGAGCATGAAGAAAAAAGACCTAGAAAATCGAATACTTCATTGCGCAAATGTTTTTTCAAGCGCCCATTAATCGTAGTCAAAGGCGGCGCTCTTATATCTTCCGATTTTACAGCCAATATCCATCAAAGTAGAATGGAGAACGTATCTGTCACTACCAGAAAAGAAGATAAAGAAACACAATATGAAAACCATTTTGGGACACAATCAAATAGTTCAGACGATCAGCCTTCAGATCCTTCAACGTGTTCAAAAATCCTCGATAGAGTTCAGAAACTGGAAGCCATAATGAAGAGACAGGAGCTTTTTCTAAGGGATCTACAGGGCTCTGTGAAATCGTGGAAGGTCCAGGAATGCAAACCCTCTGATTGTAGGATCATATTTCAAGGTAAACCGGAAGCATgtgaattgccaaaaaaactaGAAACATCTGATCAGGCATCACAGATAAACGATATACACGAGGAACGCAAATTGCCAATAAAACCGGAAGGTTTTAACCAGTCATCCCAGAAAAAATATACAGCTCGTTCCGAGGAACAAAAGTTGCCAATACAACCTGAACCTTTTAACCAGTCATCCCAGAAGAAATATACAGCTCGTTCCGAGGAACAAAAGTTGCCAATAAAACCTGAACCTTTTAACCAGTCATCCCAGAAAATATATACAGCTCGTTCCGAGGAGCGAAAATTGCCAAGAAAACCTGAAAATGTTGATCaggctacacaaaaaaaagataCAGCTAATTGCGAGTGCAAAACGCTATCCAAAgaatttattcaaatatttttgaagcCTGAAACTGCTCAAGAAAAGCAGAAATCAAATAATTCTCAACGCACCACAGATACCCCAATAAACTCGGAAAACTCAACTGGTCTACAATGCAGTAGAGAATGTAATGGAAGTTCTAGCAAAGACAATCGGAGATGTTGTAAGGCGAATGGATATGAAATGCATCTGAAAGGTGACCAATTCCCAACTGCTAAACAATGCTTAAAAGATACCGAAAATTTTCTAGAACAATTTAATCGGGTTTTtgctaaaacaaaaagcgaagaaACACTTTCCGACAAGTCTAGAAATACTTCAGCTTTCTCTGCAAATCCCACGAAACAAAATGATACTGAACATGGGGTTGAAAACTTACTGGgtgaaattgttaaaaaacCCAAATCAAAGGTTTCCTCCACATCTTGCTTGGAGGCAAAGAGTTCCGAACAATCCAATAAAAGTGTAGAGAAGGAATTATACAAATCCTTTATTGAACAGCTTATTAGTCATTTCACAAAATCCAAGTCGTGTGAAAATAATCAGGCGCAGAATGCCCAATCAGAGTCCTACTCATTCGATCGCTTACTGCCGGAATTCGTAAAAATGTTTACGAGATCCAACAGCCTCGAGGAGGACAGACCCAAAAAAGTGAGCATATCAGAGAAGAAAACCATTTTGGGTGCCAATCCGATGACCAGCTTCAATTGTTCGAAAACTCCTCATAATATTAAATCCACTGCACTGAAATCGGAACTTAAGACGTCGGATATGGAATTGGATGCGAACGGACGTAGGGGTTCCTGTCAACTAGAAGGAGAATCTAAACCAAGTGCAATTTTTAGGAACACCCAGCGGATGAATAACCCGCCACGTGGTTGTCAATACTGTGGCGATGGCAGTCTGCCCATTCTGGATTCCTTGATGGATGAAATATTTCGGCTAATTGGGCAGCGGCCCTTCGATGACGTGGTCCTTACCATACTGCGTCAAGAGGATAATGTCTACCACATCAAGGTGCGTGAGATGGCAACCGGCAAGGACCTAGGCTGCATTCTGGGAAGTGGGAGGGCCATCAACCAAGCTATCGGGATAGGATTATTCGAGGACATTCCCACGTTCTGTGAGCTGGACAAAAACAGGCAGTACGATCCCAGGGACTGTCCACTGGACGAACTTTGCCGTCGGCAGTGCGGCGGTGAGATTGCACCAGATGGAAGTGCCGACAAGGAAAGGGTCGTCGAATTTTGCACTCGTGTGCTCGGTCTGCCCGCTGGACAAGCGTCCCGCTTCTTCTCCGTGACCAATGCCCTCAAAATGGGAAATCGAGAACTAACTGGCCGAGGAGCGGTCACTAGTAGCTTGGTTGACAATTTTTCTTCTAAGGATTTGAGCGATGTGGCCAAGACATCCAGTTTATTCCTACGCATTATTTCTGGCCAGTGTAATGACGTTCAAGATGATGAATAG
- the Elba1 gene encoding early boundary activity 1 — protein sequence MINRRQRLEFALTLLPYDPETVQLSETQKKVEAIIARLRTDDSFTEEESDDCKVRRIQDANEFADSAMRHIEMSDSGKLSTLETLTLAAEKLLRTQRSPDQDFDDMVQDVEYSQLMRNTIQAVNEARLKLLQQWERSKRKALDLLTIEIEKVQEMDQEPEHKQSHEQDQDQEQSSEPFNAFRDGADEHNTSTPKTNDEDLGLDDDDEDYVPGGEETMGNKRKRIKKPVTSTPNAKRRCPGFEFDLDGESPMVTIGPNGTEVSRISLSAINWDMTGPSITRKLLCEIFDRDTLAHHTLSGKPSPAFRDCARPSKQQLDPLKVADLVYLMTNSLDMTPREVRTAITTKCADENKMLRSRMQRKSK from the exons ATG ATTAACCGCCGTCAGCGTTTGGAATTCGCCCTGACCCTATTGCCCTATGATCCCGAGACAGTTCAGTTGTCTGAAACGCAGAAAAAAGTGGAGGCGATCATCGCCCGCCTGCGAACGGATGACTCCTTTACGGAGGAGGAGAGCGATGACTGCAAGGTGCGGCGCATTCAAGATGCAAATGAGTTTGCCGATTCCGCCATGCGACACATCGAAATGTCCGATAGTGGCAAGCTGAGCACTCTGGAAACTCTTACACTGGCTGCTGAGAAGCTGCTAAGGACACAGCGTTCACCGGATCAGGATTTCGATGACATGGTGCAGGATGTGGAGTACTCGCAGCTGATGAGGAACACCATCCAGGCGGTAAATGAGGCGCGTTTGAAGCTTCTCCAGCAATGGGAGCGCAGTAAGCGCAAGGCTCTCGATCTCCTCACCATCGAAATTGAAAAGGTCCAGGAAATGGATCAGGAGCCAGAGCACAAACAGTCTCATGAGCAGGACCAGGATCAGGAGCAGAGTTCGGAGCCTTTTAACGCGTTTCGCGATGGAGCCGATGAGCACAACACCTCGACGCCGAAAACAAACGACGAAGATCTTGGTTTGgacgatgacgatgaggaCTATGTGCCCGGCGGAGAAGAGACAATGGGTAACAAGAGGAAGCGTATCAAGAAACCGGTGACCTCCACTCCGAATGCGAAACGGCGGTGTCCTGGTTTCGAATTCGACCTGGACGGCGAATCGCCGATGGTGACGATCGGTCCCAATGGCACCGAAGTTTCCCGCATTAGCCTAAGTGCCATCAACTGGGACATGACCGGACCCTCGATCACGAGGAAGCTGCTCTGCGAGATCTTCGACCGGGATACACTGGCCCATCATACGCTATCCGGAAAACCATCGCCGGCATTTAGGGACTGTGCCCGTCCCAGcaaacagcagctggatccgCTCAAGGTGGCCGATCTGGTCTATCTGATGACTAACAGCCTGGACATGACTCCGCGGGAAGTGCGCACTGCCATCACCACCAAATGTGCGGATGAAAACAAGATGCTACGCTCGCGAATGCAGCGCAAATCAAAGTAG
- the Elba3 gene encoding early boundary activity 3 produces the protein MSNISNDSGLDDSANSGAVVSANGPLAATRLSWFLAEVDDGLMKDGKPNGRRRLCVLHSMELLESDVSDKYMTRFVEFRVNGMVLEAKLILAADERRLVDAALLSMSKEEREDAGGQQLLVQYTENEKAGERLIQKLVSPNNVMLLSTKPELKGNPLVRLAPGCIAHILYAYESRDYMEKILLHLKARSFDLAFDDNLEAEPEAMNDDTWMLVQYSPEPEMVVYQVVQYRQTVWRKENLFKDVIAYMQLPGSDIVLQAVVISYGQDKEVQDAKYEELQRFSFDIDFPLPEELEKHPDHMTSTALFSRTSLYQKAEQRDTTGEHRELRKSLEQMSEKAQGEAQMIIDAFDMVDNINKNLQSRLSGEVRSVVEVTSGDELH, from the coding sequence AtgagcaacatcagcaacgaCAGTGGATTGGATGACTCCGCGAACAGTGGAGCCGTTGTCAGCGCCAATGGACCATTGGCAGCGACTCGGTTATCCTGGTTCCTGGCCGAAGTCGATGACGGCTTGATGAAGGATGGGAAGCCAAATGGTCGACGCCGTCTCTGCGTTCTCCATTCGATGGAACTCCTAGAGTCAGATGTTTCAGACAAATACATGACCCGATTCGTAGAATTCCGGGTCAATGGAATGGTGCTGGAGGCGAAACTCATACTGGCAGCGGATGAGAGGCGCCTGGTGGATGCAGCATTGCTGTCCATGAGCAAGGAGGAGAGGGAAGATGCCGGCGGCCAGCAACTGTTGGTCCAGTACACCGAGAATGAAAAGGCGGGCGAGCGCCTCATCCAGAAACTTGTTTCTCCAAACAATGTAATGCTGCTGAGCACCAAGCCCGAGCTGAAGGGTAATCCTCTGGTGAGGTTGGCTCCCGGCTGCATTGCCCACATCCTATATGCCTACGAAAGTCGTGATTATATGGAAAAGATACTACTGCACCTGAAAGCGCGAAGCTTTGATCTCGCCTTCGATGATAATTTGGAAGCTGAACCGGAGGCCATGAATGATGACACTTGGATGCTGGTGCAATACAGTCCCGAACCGGAGATGGTGGTATACCAGGTGGTGCAGTACAGACAAACCGTGTGGAGGAAAGAGAATCTCTTTAAGGACGTTATTGCCTACATGCAACTTCCTGGTAGCGACATCGTCCTCCAGGCGGTGGTCATCAGCTATGGCCAGGACAAAGAGGTCCAGGACGCGAAGTATGAGGAGTTGCAACGATTCTCTTTTGATATTGACTTTCCACTGCCCGAAGAACTGGAGAAGCACCCCGATCACATGACGTCCACCGCCCTCTTCTCGCGAACCAGCTTGTATCAGAAGGCGGAGCAGCGGGACACTACTGGAGAGCACAGGGAGTTGCGAAAAAGTCTGGAACAGATGAGCGAAAAGGCGCAGGGCGAGGCCCAAATGATCATAGATGCCTTCGACATGGTGGACAATATCAACAAGAATCTGCAGAGTCGTTTGTCCGGAGAGGTGCGATCGGTAGTGGAGGTCACATCCGGAGACGAACTTCATTAG
- the CG3251 gene encoding uncharacterized protein, whose protein sequence is MSEVLQRLASTEVRKARDPIDRFLERRQLFRKHMLGDASSLFRVVAEQVYDTQMLHYEVRMECVRYMFTKWKTFRRFVSGDFDEYLWHLGKTKTAGTILELGAMCHLYRRNVIIYEPFDMGRMVTYNKDYKEILRIFMNSMGHFETVLTMQDVDMAAVCQSVSFKMLYKHLFRLPDVDLAVEWMLYPDTFKMGTEYEFDSRGRAIRLLCRNGRSFKLDRPESTICLLENSQMCPFHNRRLAMGGQFADFSCMRILLEENNIPFSYLVAKSMDPCRYRNVELTSAIEARREAYEFGIYIGDYNFKVGAKCQVQLDTNRRDLLSACYIQSIDKKKSVCKVFIEEQGKLVDVPSDNLHPLPPDEFKAWDFARKRPQRLHNSQMGRQSVQGDQQGFVPDPMPGTAPSMPPPPVADPRPVNVTAQQPPVFGPSRWMEPTRPLMPNPLMIHQTGSFVFVQQPRVGPPSVMMHVLIIVHNAPYMLAFDHAPHPPAPQCTAPF, encoded by the exons ATGTCCGAAGTATTGCAGCGCTTGGCTTCCACTGAAGTTAGAA AGGCAAGAGATCCAATAGATCGGTTCCTGGAGCGACGTCAACTCTTTCGGAAGCATATGCTAGGGGATGCCTCGAGTCTGTTTCGAGTGGTCGCTGAGCAGGTGTACGACACCCAGATGCTTCATTACGAAGTGAGGATGGAGTGCGTTCGCTATATGTTCACGAAATGGAAGACCTTCCGGCGATTTGTGAGTGGAGACTTCGACGAGTACTTGTGGCATTTGGGCAAGACCAAGACGGCGGGCACCATACTGGAACTGGGTGCCATGTGCCACCTGTACCGCCGCAATGTCATCATCTACGAACCCTTCGATATGGGCCGGATGGTCACCTACAACAAGGACTACAAGGAGATCCTACGTATCTTTATGAACAGCATGGGGCATTTTGAAACCGTGCTGACTATGCAGGACGTCGATATGGCCGCCGTTTGCCAGTCTGTGTCCTTCAAGATGCTTTACAAGCACCTGTTCCGCCTGCCAGATGTTGATCTCGCTGTGGAATGGATGCTGTATCCAGATACCTTCAAAATGGGCACTGAATATGAGTTCGACTCGCGCGGCCGCGCCATCCGTTTGCTGTGCCGCAACGGACGAAGCTTCAAGCTGGATCGCCCTGAGAGCACCATTTGCTTGCTTGAAAACTCCCAGATGTGCCCGTTTCATAATCGCAGGCTAGCAATGGGCGGACAGTTTGCCGACTTTTCCTGCATGCGGATCCTTCTGGAGGAGAACAACATTCCCTTCTCCTATTTGGTAGCCAAGTCAATGGATCCCTGTAGGTATCGTAACGTGGAGCTGACTAGCGCGATTGAAGCTCGTCGTGAAGCGTATGAATTTGGTATTTACATAGGCGACTATAACTTCAAGGTGGGAGCTAAGTGCCAGGTGCAGTTGGATACCAATAGACGCGATCTGCTCAGCGCTTGTTACATCCAATCGATCGATAAGAAGAAGTCCGTTTGTAAAGTGTTTATCGAGGAGCAGGGAAAACTGGTTGATGTGCCCTCCGATAATCTACATCCACTGCCACCAGATGAATTCAAGGCCTGGGACTTTGCTCGCAAGCGGCCCCAACGTCTCCACAATAGCCAAATGGGGAGACAGTCGGTACAAGGTGATCAGCAAGGATTCGTCCCTGACCCGATGCCTGGTACGGCTCCCTCGATGCCACCACCACCGGTGGCCGATCCTCGTCCGGTTAACGTAACAGCACAGCAGCCACCTGTTTTCGGGCCCTCTAGATGGATGGAACCCACCCGGCCGTTGATGCCTAATCCTTTGATGATACATCAGACAGGATCGTTCGTTTTCGTCCAACAACCACGAGTTGGTCCGCCGTCGGTCATGATGCACGTTTTGATAATTGTACACAACGCACCATACATGCTTGCGTTTGATCATGCCCCCCACCCGCCTGCACCCCAGTGCACTGCCccattttaa